In Phoenix dactylifera cultivar Barhee BC4 chromosome 11, palm_55x_up_171113_PBpolish2nd_filt_p, whole genome shotgun sequence, the following are encoded in one genomic region:
- the LOC120112315 gene encoding uncharacterized protein LOC120112315 — MKRSGAMVAAASAVAGSTAALTAAASYTAALSDSSSDPKSQPPAQSGESEEQRRSSSATDRFAPRFDGLRFIETLVTAHR, encoded by the exons ATGAAGAGATCCGGGGCGATGGTGGCCGCCGCCTCGGCCGTCGCGGGCTCCACCGCCGCCCtcaccgccgccgcctcctaCACTGCGGCGCTCTCCGATTCCTCCTCCGATCCCAAGTCCCAACCTCCTGCCCAG TCCGGCGAGAGCGAGGAGCAGCGGCGGTCGTCTTCCGCGACGGATAGATTTGCTCCGAGATTCGATGGATTGCGGTTTATTGAGACGCTTGTGACGGCTCATCGATGA